Below is a genomic region from Cloeon dipterum chromosome 2, ieCloDipt1.1, whole genome shotgun sequence.
GGAAGCGAAATGCGAACTTTCCAACTAGGCAGTTTTCTGGCACGAGTTGGTGCCTGGTAcgattgaaacaaattttgttaaattttcaggattgGTTTTATTTCATAGGATTCACAAATTCAGTGATTGTTCAAGCGTTTACACTTGTATTTGCGGTTCAGCTTTTTGTAGTCTTTCGACGACACTCTTTCTCGCTGTCCAATCTCGACTCCCGGCTcctaaaaatgatattttaaatttatacgaatgtttttttaaaaaaaaattaaaattacaaatgggGTGATGGTGTCCTCGCCATTTTTCGAGAAGGCTTTGCGGCTGTAATGCATGACGCTGCCGTAATCGTAGCCGACGCCAAAGTCCGACACCACTTTGGAACTCtctttgtcaaaattttcttcttcacctgaaacaatatttaaacgttaaataatttccttactttttagtacatttttcttccttttgcagaatttaaaaaaatagattaattatctttacttaaatttcttcttggatggcatcaaaatttaaaaaaatttagcattcCATTCAAGGATTTATTTCTAACGTTGAAAGAGTCCAATTTATTACCCTCCTCAATATTTTCCCAATTGATATTGACGTATTCGTCTCTGTCCGAAGCGCTTTGTTGGTGGTAAAAGCCTGTGGCGTGCAGCAGCTCGTGGGCCACCGTGCCGGGCCATATGCAGCCGTCCCTCTGCAGGTTGACCAGCTGCCCACCACCCTGGCGACCTATGTAACTCCAGCAGCCGGTGTCGTTGTACATAATGACGATGTAGTCGGGATCGTCATCTTGATACGGCCGGAATCTGATGCACGACTTCTGCATCACCCACTCCATGCCCATATCGATCGTCTCTCGCTCATCTTGgcctaaaatttgaattatttttctttaaattattaatatacaaaatctttacaataaaaatggccaacatttcaatatttctttagagataatttaattttactaactGAAATTATTAGTCATCTCCCtgcgtaaaaaaattatatcccTTTTGAAGGAGGCTTTAAATTTCtgttcaaaagaaaacaaaacgcaCTTAGTCCAGCCTGAATGGCGTAGGGAATGACCGCATCGGGCCAGCTGTAATCCTCCGACCTGATGACATTCCTGCCTTTCTCAGGTGACTCCATGATGTCACCTTCCTTCAAGCCGCTCATCTCCCACTGATGGTTGACGTCGTACGGATGCCAGTTCTTCAGATTACTGGCtgcaagaaatatttacaTCCTTTtcgtcttaaataatttttgcgtgACCACTTACAAACTTCGTGGTGGTCATAGTCGTCAGGGTAGTAGGGCCCGTGGTGCACGGGTGGCAGCCACCCTTGGGCCAGTGAGCTGCGGACCAGGAGGCCGACGAAAAGGCAGAAAAGAAGCAACATGCTTGCCAACGCAGCGCGCCTTCTTGACTGCCGACTTGATTTTATGCTTTTCTTGACTGGAAACGAGATATATTCAAGAGAACATTTTATAGCGCACAAATGCAGATTATTGGTATCTGCATGCGGCTAATTATTGTAAGCTGCGAGGATCAATTATGTTATATCTCTTGTTcacgataaaattaattgttctcGTGTtcactagaaaaaaatataatttttttaatcgggTGTCCGCTTCGTAATTgcagcatgatttttttaatcggtCAGAGGGTAATTTTTCTccagcaacaataatttttaatgctctcATATATAGGATTGAAATTATCCCCATGAATAGtgcttacaattttaataataattgataataaaacatatttttattattgagattgcagtgaattttttttccctaaaattGGAGCAGAAAATTATACGAATTTCAATAGTGGAGTTCAggaagagttaaaataaattcaaaaacacgattttcgaccaaaattaatattttattgtatttttgaaataaattcaaggtGGACtgctttaatttcaattaattcggCCTGTTGTTTGGCGCGGTGGCCGTCAGCCAGGTCGGCCTCCAGCGTTGTTTCCAGGGCGATTTCCGCCTGATCCTCCAGGCCGTCCAGCTGTATTGGTGCCAGGTTTATTATTTCCACTTGGCTTGACCACAGTGCCAGGTCTGGGTCTTGTGGTCGGTCTACTCGACTGGGTGGTTTGTTCCATCGCCTCCACCGTCTTGTTGCAATACTTGAAGTTGAGCTTCTCCAAATCTTTTTCGGATACGTGGCTGCGTTGGCCAATCTCCACGCCAGGttgctgtaaaataaaaataaacaaggaaATCCCCTTTTCTGATGATCTGGATTGGAATAAGGAGATACTTACGTAGGGGACGATGGTGTCCAGGCCGTTTTTGGAAAAGGCTTTACGGCTGTAATGCATCAAGCTGTCGTAGTCGTAGCCAACGTTGTAATCAGTAATCAGGGTTGCATTGTATTTCATGAATTGTGCATATTTATCTGCATTTTAAAGAAGTAagaattcttttttcaattgattatttaacatattttttttaattttctacacttgatttgattttggaATATATCAGTTATTCTGGTAGACTAGATGAAGTTTATGTTAcactaaaaatctaaattatttagttatttttttcactatcagaatttttgtgttattttataaaattcgccaaatatattgaaaaataaattttcagactcAAATGGCTcagataattttccttttaaaaacatCTCACatgagaattaaataaaataataatttttctttcgaaaaaaatacaaatttggtCTGGTTTAAAACTTGCCTCTTTCAATATTGGTGAAGTTGACTAAGATATACTCGTCTCTATTGGTCGCGCTTTGCTCGTGCAGGAAGCCGACGGCGTGCAGCAGCTCGTGGGCCACCACGCCAGGTTCAAAGCAGCCGTTAGACTGCAGACTTACGGCCTGTCCGCCACCCTGGCGCCCTATATAGCTCCAGCAGCCGGCCGAGTCGTACAAGATGTACAAGTAGTCCTTGTCCCCAGCACGGCGGGGCCGGAATTTCAGGCACGAGCCCTTCATCAGCCAATCCATGCCGCTCTTCACGATCCGCTTGTAACTAGAAcctggataaaaattaattgaaaaacttgaAAGTGTTCGTTGGAGGCATACTCATGCCAGGCTGCAAATTATAGGGAACAACGGCGTTTGGCCAGTTGACACTCCTAGATCTGACCACGTTCTTGCCCTTTTGGGGTTTCGCCTCCATTATGTCACCCTCCTTCAGGCCGCTGTGCTCCCAGATATTGCTGCCGGAgttggaattccatttttgGATTTTGTCTCCTTTTTGTTCGATTGTTAGCAGAAATTGGACACGGATAGTTTTCTTTAAATACGGATTTCCTGCTCGTTGTGGTTGGGAGGGTAGTTCGAGCCGTGGTGTATCTGCGGTTCAGAGTTCCCCAATCCAGGCAATGCCGCCTCCGAGATCCCAAAGAGGCAGCGCAACGTCAACAGAAAAAACCAGACCTGCATGGCGTGGTTTCGAAACGATTGTAACACGGACGATTAAAAAACCAGCCCTTTTGTACGAATGAGTCGCTCAGGAATGATTATTTATATCTTCGCTCTGATAGTAGTAGACTTGCAATTTCCACtaatcacaaaattttatgactGCATGCTAATTGTAATCATAAACTATCGTAAAATGtgcatttaaagaggaatgatactggaaaagcctgtaaaatgcttgttgccaatgcataaactcgtcccttaggattcagttaaagcctaaattgacctaaggagcgctgtaattttttgagaaaattggctggaaagttaccgtgcttttcaaatggcaatggctgtctccttacttgaaatccgatttaatttcaaaaccaagagtttccccaataagtggcattcacaattggacagatctcaacgagaggaatcggaatatgccaagaaaatatgttcaagcactgtaaattttggagaaaattggcgaaatttgaatttttactgtaggaaggtcatttttttattattgcaaattgttgaacaaattgtttatcggtcaattgtttaaggcatccaacaatttaaataattttcggttgttgcccagtatcattccactttaaaagtaattaaaataattatttcaaagaaagctattaaattttattgcattcaaacacaaactcttttttattaattcggtCTCCTTGTTGGTGGAGGTCGTCCCCCAGGCCTGCCTCCGCTGTTCTCAGGACGGTTTCCACCAGGTCTGTTTCCCCCATTGCCAGGTCTATTGTTTTCAGGTCTGTTTCCCCCTGGCCTGCCGCCACTGTTTTCAGGGCGATTTCCTCCCGAACCAGGTCTGTTTCCCCCTGGCCTGCCACCACTGTTCTCAGGGCGATTTCCTCCCGAGCCAGGTCGGTTTCCACCTGGCCTGCTGCCACTGTTCTCAGGGCGATTTCCTCCCGAGCCAGGTCTTCCTCCGCTGCTCTCGGGGCGGTTTCCGCCAGGTCGGTTCCCTCCTGAGCCTCCGTTTGGTCTGTTACTGTTTCCTCCGGGCCTGTTGTTATTCGGCCCTGACGAGTCGGGTTTGACCACGGTGCCAGGTCTCGGGCCGGAGGTCGGCCTGATCGATTGAGTGGTGTGCTCCTCGTGCTCCATCTCCTCAACCGTCTTGTTGCAGTATttgaaattgagtttttcGTAGTCCTTCTCGGAAATGTGGCTCTTTTGGCCGATCTCCACACCAGGTTgctggattttaaattgtgagaaatttttatcttgtaaCTTAAATTCGACTCACGTAGGGAATTATGGTGTCCTGGCCATTTTTAGAGAATGCCTTCCTGCTGTAGTGCATCAAGCTGTCGTAATCGTAGCCAACGCCGTAGTCTGTCACTACGTTGGAGCTGTACTTTTGGAATTGATGCTTTTTGCCTGAAAGCAAAGAcaggcatttaaaaataaactgaatttttaactttttctaaGTAGTCTGACTTCCTGAAAAATagggttaaaatatttttcttgaaatagaGTGTGTACAAAGAAAGTTATGTCACACGCGTTTAATGACCATCTTTGACGACGTTTCTGAGCacatcaatcgattcttgagggtcgaattaaaagtaaagttgatattttgatGACTAAAAAGTGGAgtgcgacgtgcgtagcacaagttgaactatttttcccgccaaaacaatacgaACCTATatgtgagaactgcgcatgcgtcagagctggctggatctgataAAGAAGTCTCtttgcaagtgctcaaaccagctctgacgcatgcgcagttcatattgttttggcgggaaaaatgttcgcacgtcgcgctggactttttggtcggaaaaaatatccacattATACCTGATTCGACCCTAAAGAATCGATtgatgtgctcagaaacttctacaaagacggtttttaatcaaaaatatattaaattgaattagtaTTTTTCTGCACTGAacacaacaaattaaattgtagaaattttcgtcaatttcttgaatatttaaattgtatctGGACTAATTTATCATCGCTTTAATTGGATTGTGAAAATATTAACGATAGCGTATTTATGAAAAGAAGCTAAAACTATAGGAAAGCAATCAGATGATGTTCGGCTGCTTTGATCAATTCTGTTTTAGAAAATGACGGCCAAAGATTCTTATTTAAGTACGAAATCTTACATTTATCATCAATTACGAACCTTTTTCGACGTTGGTgtacccgcataaaaaaatataacccaggaatatccggaataatcttagattaatcaaaatttacccgaaaaaattaatccaaaaaaatgatccaggattaatcctgtattaattgagattaatctatgaatgtttaagatcaatctagagattcatctaaaaaaatattctcagattattctttagatcattctgagattaatccaaaaaaataatttttggaattttcttagaatgaatccagattaaccttaaaatgttttaaagtcaatctagagattaatttacaagaatatccctggaataatcccaaaggggaaatttgaatataagtTAATAGATtatccccagattattctatagatcattctgagattaattcaaaatatttttttaattttcctagaatattctttaaaaacccgaaaagagaagaacttagatatttttcttacaattaaaaacacaaaattaaatatgaaacataatttaatcaagaaaattaactgccatcttgttaaataatatcacaaaaatatttttctgggaaatattttttaattaagtcgataattaaattttaataataaaacctaAACCTTTTTCGCATTAtctaatacaaaattatgatgccttttttcaaagaagctgcccagattaaaaaaggtaaaaaatcataaattcgattgaataatataatttcttaacacaaggagtcttaattaatgctaccgacaaacgtgcaaatttgaataaaaggtCAGAAgtacaaaaaagggttaaaagggcgattttagtgtgcgcgtggtagcggcggctgcacatgcatgtacgcacttgcatggaatgcctgctgctgctgcctctgttgtggagcgggggagcggcgacgggcggtggcagcagcaagagacttacaaaatcctgcctcgctctctttgtctaacgcgtcaacggtcaaccgccgttcaaagttaaagttattaacggacgcaggacgccggacgccgccaGTAAGGGACAACACGGACGTCCCGCGGACTCGGACGGATGGCCTGGATCTTGCGGTCAACAGGGTAAGTcccattttatagattagcgtcctaagaaattagaacagatcgcgcaactttgaaatccaacggttttattgtaaaattacacttttcgccgctacttGTACGGTTTTTtccaccaatattttgatatgggatcctCTCCAGTCCTtaatgttcttaattagaaccccataaataagtttgggtggcggaaactgtaaatcggtgaggaaaaatgtaatttttccatgtaaatcgCGGTGCCTTTTTTGTACGCTTacgagaatttttattacacattctgattcaattggcttcgcatggaaaatggaaaaatattatgcatgaaCTTGACATACTTctaccttccattttccaagcacagctaattgaaaaaagcttttatttatttttttctacgagtcgctccctttttttagcttcaagccgTCCGCAGCTGTTTTGCACGACGGGAAAAGATACAATCGTttaagttctgcagtttgggcttcaagattggcggtgctggcatcgaatgagagaaaattgtgtacctgatatgattaaaaacaaataaattttaaaaattcaactgaataagtttgtaattatttaaataattcccaatTATATCGCAGTAATAGTAATgacagattttgaaatattctaggaacaatctgagggtaattttaagaataacttagggataatttttgtcacaatctatgttaaccttaaaatgatattagaaTCACCTAAGAACATTCTAAGATTGTCCTCAAAGAATAATACAAAGTTaagatttgatacgctaaatATGAATCCTAGATcaatccaaagattaatccataagtatattctgagaatgttctaagatcattctttagagctttttgaaacaaagcccggcagaataatcctggaacattcttagaatattctcataaattaatctacagattaatccagtatcacgaaaaaccgtatcataagttcatatataattaattttttagattaatcctgggcgaagtcggtatattcttagaacattctcaggtgataattttttatggggGTAGTTGATAAAGACGTATTCGTCCCTGTTAGGCGCGCTCTGCTCGTGGTGGAAGCCTGTGGCGTGCAGCAGCTCGTGGGCCACGGAGCCCGGAATGAAACACGCGTGCCTCTGCAGGCTGATGACCTGCCCGCCGCCCTGACGGCCCACGTAGCCCCAGCAGCCGGTCAGGTTGTACATGAGGTGCACGTAGTCCTTGTCCCCAGAGCGGTAGGGTCGGAACTTGATGCATGACCTTTCCATCACCCACTCCATACCGCGTTGCACGGCCTTTTTCTCTCCACtgtctgcaaaaaaatgtattttacatcggctttaaagatttaattaatattttttagttgtaCTCATGCCAGGCTGCAGAATGAAGGGGATGATTCCGTGCGGCCAATTAATCTTCCTCGACTTGACCACGTTCCTGCCCTTGGTGTGAGCCTGTTCCATAATATCACCCTCCTTCAAGCCGCTGTGCTCCCAGATGTTGGTGCCGGAGTTTTCGTTCCAGTTGTGCACCTTGtttcctttattttaaatttgagcaaacgtctcatatttttatatctttacTGATTTCTTCCTCGTTGTGGTCAGGAGGGTAGTTCCAGCCGTGGTGGATCTGCGGCGGCGAGTTGTCCACGGAGGGCGAGGCCGTCTCCAGGGTCCGCAAGAGGCTGAATGCCGTTACTAATAAGAACCAGACTTCCATGGTGTGCCACACTTGCCTCTTCCGCACGCACGGTAATTGTGACAAGATCTGTCACCTTCCCGCCTTT
It encodes:
- the LOC135937306 gene encoding zinc metalloproteinase nas-13-like: MLLLFCLFVGLLVRSSLAQGWLPPVHHGPYYPDDYDHHEVCNNLKNWHPYDVNHQWEMSGLKEGDIMESPEKGRNVIRSEDYSWPDAVIPYAIQAGLSQDERETIDMGMEWVMQKSCIRFRPYQDDDPDYIVIMYNDTGCWSYIGRQGGGQLVNLQRDGCIWPGTVAHELLHATGFYHQQSASDRDEYVNINWENIEEGEEENFDKESSKVVSDFGVGYDYGSVMHYSRKAFSKNGEDTITPFEPGVEIGQRERVSSKDYKKLNRKYKCKRLNNH
- the LOC135937465 gene encoding zinc metalloproteinase nas-13-like, translating into MEAKPQKGKNVVRSRSVNWPNAVVPYNLQPGMSSSYKRIVKSGMDWLMKGSCLKFRPRRAGDKDYLYILYDSAGCWSYIGRQGGGQAVSLQSNGCFEPGVVAHELLHAVGFLHEQSATNRDEYILVNFTNIERDKYAQFMKYNATLITDYNVGYDYDSLMHYSRKAFSKNGLDTIVPYQPGVEIGQRSHVSEKDLEKLNFKYCNKTVEAMEQTTQSSRPTTRPRPGTVVKPSGNNKPGTNTAGRPGGSGGNRPGNNAGGRPG
- the LOC135937466 gene encoding zinc metalloproteinase nas-6-like produces the protein MEVWFLLVTAFSLLRTLETASPSVDNSPPQIHHGWNYPPDHNEEEIRNKVHNWNENSGTNIWEHSGLKEGDIMEQAHTKGRNVVKSRKINWPHGIIPFILQPGMNSGEKKAVQRGMEWVMERSCIKFRPYRSGDKDYVHLMYNLTGCWGYVGRQGGGQVISLQRHACFIPGSVAHELLHATGFHHEQSAPNRDEYVFINYTNVEKGKKHQFQKYSSNVVTDYGVGYDYDSLMHYSRKAFSKNGQDTIIPYQPGVEIGQKSHISEKDYEKLNFKYCNKTVEEMEHEEHTTQSIRPTSGPRPGTVVKPDSSGPNNNRPGGNSNRPNGGSGGNRPGGNRPESSGGRPGSGGNRPENSGSRPGGNRPGSGGNRPENSGGRPGGNRPGSGGNRPENSGGRPGGNRPENNRPGNGGNRPGGNRPENSGGRPGGRPPPTRRPN